In the genome of Amphiura filiformis chromosome 4, Afil_fr2py, whole genome shotgun sequence, one region contains:
- the LOC140150153 gene encoding uncharacterized protein produces MHHQTHLIPQVSVKGYRADNIIKRAERSLLNERIRQTNFTLDILKEKHRIVESKLRGELPEVAWKKVTEFINKVEGRENQEVKTRQIRKHKQLVSEKENADNLAEKGKTSDGGARDKWVVNLSSRSLTGAEVSLLQRGLNYSVSSKKFPVKDIVVATETACKDIPGDKAAELRARVVNVIKTTKPPTSNITKEERLALDKLKKDTEIIIVPGDKGRATCVIDSAVYEEKANALLQDVNVYERLKKDPTQKYQTKLIKLLKDLKDKDKTLEVVGELLKSDSSWKKDEAENLEPEQVLDCLSFCLDTSYCVFRDTFYLQRYGCAMGSSCSPLSADAYMEYFESQALTSATHPPRVWKRYVDDTFVVIKTTHIEDFTDHINNIDPNIKFTREEEEDGKLPFLDTLVCRQQDGTLKVKVYRKPTHTEQYLNFSSHHPLEHKLSVVRTLLHRAETVVTDPVDKEEEIAHVKNALKNCGYKDWTFFRGQPKEKDSASQNPDSETANKGFVTLPYIEGLSEKLRRAFRTAGVSTSFKPQNTLRSALVAPKDKTEPIKQSGIVYEITCADCDASYIGESARKLEKRISEHKSTAGSSKSAVREHVVRSKGHQIDWENVKVLEREQKEYSVEFWKQYT; encoded by the exons atgcatCATCAGACTCATCTAATCCCACAGGTGTCTG TGAAGGGTTATCGTGCAGATAACATCATAAAGCGGGCAGAAAGATCGTTACTTAATGAGCGTATTCGTCAGACCAATTTTACATTGGatattttgaaggaaaaacaTCGGATTGTTGAGAGTAAACTTCGCGGGGAATTACCGGAAGTTGCGTGGAAGAAAGTGACCGAGTTCATCAACAAGGTCGAAGGTCGCGAAAATCAGGAAGTGAAAACACGTCAAATTCGGAAGCATAAACAGTTGGTTTCGGAGAAGGAAAACGCTGATAATTTGGCTGAAAAAGGTAAAACATCGGATGGTGGTGCTCGCGATAAGTGGGTAGTGAATTTGTCTTCGCGTTCACTAACTGGAGCGGAAGTTTCGCTGTTACAACGAGGATTAAATTACTCTGTAAGTAGTAAAAAATTCCCTGTCAAAGACATCGTGGTTGCTACTGAAACAGCGTGTAAAGACATACCCGGGGATAAAGCAGCTGAACTTCGTGCTCGAGTAGTCAATGTAATCAAGACTACAAAACCCCCGACCAGTAATATCACTAAAGAAGAAAGACTTGCTCTTGATAAGCTTAAAAAAGACACTGAGATTATTATTGTGCCCGGTGACAAAGGCAGGGCCACTTGTGTTATCGACTCGGCTGTTTATGAAGAGAAAGCTAACGCACTTCTTCAGGATGTGAATGTTTATGAACGGCTTAAGAAAGATCCTACGCAGAAGTATCAGACTAAACTCATCAAATTACTTAAAGATCTGAAGGATAAAG ACAAAACACTTGAAGTTGTCGGTGAGCTATTGAAGAGTGATTCTAGCTGGAAGAAAGACGAGGCTGAAAACCTTGAGCCTGAGCAAGTGTTGGATTGTTTGAGCTTTTGTTTAGACACTTCTTATTGTGTGTTCCGGGACACCTTCTACCTTCAACGATATGGATGTGCGATGGGCAGTTCGTGTAGTCCGCTTTCTGCAGACGCGTACATGGAATACTTTGAGAGTCAGGCATTAACATCAGCCACCCACCCACCGCGTGTTTGGAAAAGATATGTGGATGATACATTCGTGGTCATAAAAACTACTCATATCGAAGATTTCACTGATCATATTAATAACATTGATCCGAACATCAAGTTTACGCGTGAGGAAGAAGAAGACGGCAAACTTCCCTTCCTGGATACCCTGGTCTGTCGTCAACAGGATGGAACTCTGAAAGTTAAAGTGTACCGAAAACCAACACACACAGAGCAGTACCTGAACTTCTCCTCTCACCACCCACTTGAACACAAACTCAGTGTGGTAAGAACGCTACTCCATCGCGCAGAAACGGTTGTCACAGACCCGGTAGATAAGGAGGAGGAGATCGCACATGTGAAAAACGCTCTTAAAAACTGTGGCTATAAAGACTGGACTTTTTTCCGCGGCCAGCCCAAAGAGAAAGACAGTGCTTCTCAGAACCCGGACTCGGAGACGGCCAATAAAGGTTTTGTCACCTTGCCTTACATAGAAGGCCTTTCTGAGAAACTACGCCGAGCGTTTAGGACCGCAGGAGTATCTACCAGCTTCAAACCTCAGAATACGCTTAGGAGTGCTTTAGTAGCCCCTAAAGACAAGACAGAACCCATTAAACAGTCTGGTATTGTGTACGAGATCACTTGCGCTGATTGTGATGCTAGTTATATAGGCGAGTCAGCCAGGAAGCTCGAGAAAAGGATCAGTGAACATAAATCCACCGCTGGCAGCTCCAAATCAGCTGTCAGGGAGCACGTCGTAAGAtcaaaaggacaccagattgactgggaaaatgtaaaagttcTTGAACGGGAGCAAAAGGAATATTCCGTAGAGTTCTGGAAGCAATACACATAA